A single genomic interval of Ictalurus furcatus strain D&B chromosome 20, Billie_1.0, whole genome shotgun sequence harbors:
- the mfsd1 gene encoding major facilitator superfamily domain-containing protein 1 isoform X2: MAGREETQGLLDETGHDAGNRRRMSPFCDPNHLLHRIVVLVFMCFLGFGSYFCYDNPAALQKQVIQDMQLNTSKFMQLYAWYSWPNVFLCFLGGFLLDRVFGIRMGTIIFALFVCIGQVIFAMGALVNHFWLMELGRFVFGIGGESLAVAQNTYAVNWFKGKELNLVFGLQLSMARVGSTVNMNIMSWVYDQMTNLLGHTGPFTLGVALMIAASTCVFSLICALLLAYFDKRAERILKKEQGKTGEVIKLKDVKDFPFQLWMIFIICVGYYVAIFPFIGLGQVFFIEKFNFTPTQARAINSIVYIISAPASPVLGFMVDKTGKNITWVLCAVVTTLIAHMMLAFTFWNPWFAMVLLGLSYSLLACALWPMVAFVVPEHQLGTAYGFMQSIQNLGLALISMAAGAILDSKGYLFLEVFFCACICLAVIAVVMLYFADLVRCGELNLSASARAKLQKSFSAESELQILKKKQQQEEHAHIKPLSAFLLRNRYLSRLGAQLPDHYNIHLSSLAYRSLLR, from the exons ATGGCTGGCAGGGAAGAAACTCAAGGGCTGTTAGATGAAACTGGCCATGATGCTGGAAATCGAAGGCGGATGTCCCCGTTTTGTGACCCGAATCATTTATTACACCGAATTGTTGTCCttgttttcatgtgttttttagGATTCG GAAGCTACTTCTGTTATGACAATCCTGCTGCTCTTCAGAAACAAGTCATCCAG GATATGCAGTTAAACACCTCCAAATTCATGCAGCTTTATGCCTGGTACTCATGGCCTAATGTATTTCTCTGTTTCCTGGGAGGATTTTTGTTGGACAGGGTGTTTGGCATAAG GATGGGGACAATCATCTTTGCACTCTTTGTGTGTATTGGACAG gtcATATTTGCCATGGGTGCTTTGGTCAACCATTTCTGGTTGATGGAATTGGGGCGCTTTGTTTTCGG TATTGGAGGAGAGTCTTTGGCTGTGGCTCAGAACACATATGCTGTGAACTGGTTCAAAGGGAAGGAGCTTAACCTGGTATTCGGCCTGCAGCTCAGCATGGCGAGAGTG GGCAGTACAGTGAACATGAACATCATGAGCTGGGTGTATGATCAAATGACGAACTTGCTGGGCCACACTGGCCCCTTCACTCTCGGAGTTGCACTCATGATCG CGGCCTCGACGTGTGTCTTCTCTCTGATCTGTGCTCTGCTATTGGCCTACTTTGACAAGCGGGCAGAGAGGATACTGAAAAAGGAACAGGGAAAGACTG gtgaagtGATCAAGTTGAAGGATGTAAAGGACTTCCCTTTCCAACTGTGGATGATCTTCATCATCTGTGTGGGATATTATGTGGCCATCTTCCCCTTTATTGGCTTGGGACA GGTTTTCTTCATTGAGAAGTTTAACTTCACGCCGACCCAGGCAAGAGCAATAAACAG CATTGTGTACATCATCTCAGCTCCAGCATCCCCTGTGTTGGGTTTCATGGTGGATAAAACGGGCAAGAACATCACGTGGGTTCTGTGTGCCGTGGTCACCACACTGATTGCTCATATGATGTTGGCTTTCACCTTCTGGAACCCCTGGTTTGCTATG GTCCTCTTGGGTCTGTCATATTCGCTGTTGGCCTGTGCTCTCTGGCCAATGGTGGCCTTTGTAGTGCCAGAACACCAACTGGGAACAGCATATGGATT TATGCAGTCCATACAGAACCTGGGTTTGGCACTTATCTCCATGGCAGCAGGAGCTATTCTCGACAGCAAGGGTTACCTCTTCCTGGAGGTGTTCTTCTGTGCATGCATCTGCT TGGCTGTGATAGCAGTGGTGATGCTTTACTTTGCGGACCTTGTCCGAT GTGGAGAACTGAACCTTTCAGCCTCAGCCCGAGCCAAACTCCAGAAGAGCTTTTCTGCTGAGTCAGA GCTGCAAATCTtaaagaagaagcagcagcaggaggagcaCGCTCATATCAAACCCCTGTCCGCATTTCTCCTTCGTAATCGCTATCTCTCCAGACTGGGGGCGCAG CTCCCAGACCACTACAATATCCATCTGTCCTCCCTCGCCTACAGAAGTTTGCTCCGATGA
- the mfsd1 gene encoding major facilitator superfamily domain-containing protein 1 isoform X1 has product MAGREETQGLLDETGHDAGNRRRMSPFCDPNHLLHRIVVLVFMCFLGFGSYFCYDNPAALQKQVIQDMQLNTSKFMQLYAWYSWPNVFLCFLGGFLLDRVFGIRMGTIIFALFVCIGQVIFAMGALVNHFWLMELGRFVFGIGGESLAVAQNTYAVNWFKGKELNLVFGLQLSMARVGSTVNMNIMSWVYDQMTNLLGHTGPFTLGVALMIAASTCVFSLICALLLAYFDKRAERILKKEQGKTGEVIKLKDVKDFPFQLWMIFIICVGYYVAIFPFIGLGQVFFIEKFNFTPTQARAINSIVYIISAPASPVLGFMVDKTGKNITWVLCAVVTTLIAHMMLAFTFWNPWFAMVLLGLSYSLLACALWPMVAFVVPEHQLGTAYGFMQSIQNLGLALISMAAGAILDSKGYLFLEVFFCACICLAVIAVVMLYFADLVRCGELNLSASARAKLQKSFSAESE; this is encoded by the exons ATGGCTGGCAGGGAAGAAACTCAAGGGCTGTTAGATGAAACTGGCCATGATGCTGGAAATCGAAGGCGGATGTCCCCGTTTTGTGACCCGAATCATTTATTACACCGAATTGTTGTCCttgttttcatgtgttttttagGATTCG GAAGCTACTTCTGTTATGACAATCCTGCTGCTCTTCAGAAACAAGTCATCCAG GATATGCAGTTAAACACCTCCAAATTCATGCAGCTTTATGCCTGGTACTCATGGCCTAATGTATTTCTCTGTTTCCTGGGAGGATTTTTGTTGGACAGGGTGTTTGGCATAAG GATGGGGACAATCATCTTTGCACTCTTTGTGTGTATTGGACAG gtcATATTTGCCATGGGTGCTTTGGTCAACCATTTCTGGTTGATGGAATTGGGGCGCTTTGTTTTCGG TATTGGAGGAGAGTCTTTGGCTGTGGCTCAGAACACATATGCTGTGAACTGGTTCAAAGGGAAGGAGCTTAACCTGGTATTCGGCCTGCAGCTCAGCATGGCGAGAGTG GGCAGTACAGTGAACATGAACATCATGAGCTGGGTGTATGATCAAATGACGAACTTGCTGGGCCACACTGGCCCCTTCACTCTCGGAGTTGCACTCATGATCG CGGCCTCGACGTGTGTCTTCTCTCTGATCTGTGCTCTGCTATTGGCCTACTTTGACAAGCGGGCAGAGAGGATACTGAAAAAGGAACAGGGAAAGACTG gtgaagtGATCAAGTTGAAGGATGTAAAGGACTTCCCTTTCCAACTGTGGATGATCTTCATCATCTGTGTGGGATATTATGTGGCCATCTTCCCCTTTATTGGCTTGGGACA GGTTTTCTTCATTGAGAAGTTTAACTTCACGCCGACCCAGGCAAGAGCAATAAACAG CATTGTGTACATCATCTCAGCTCCAGCATCCCCTGTGTTGGGTTTCATGGTGGATAAAACGGGCAAGAACATCACGTGGGTTCTGTGTGCCGTGGTCACCACACTGATTGCTCATATGATGTTGGCTTTCACCTTCTGGAACCCCTGGTTTGCTATG GTCCTCTTGGGTCTGTCATATTCGCTGTTGGCCTGTGCTCTCTGGCCAATGGTGGCCTTTGTAGTGCCAGAACACCAACTGGGAACAGCATATGGATT TATGCAGTCCATACAGAACCTGGGTTTGGCACTTATCTCCATGGCAGCAGGAGCTATTCTCGACAGCAAGGGTTACCTCTTCCTGGAGGTGTTCTTCTGTGCATGCATCTGCT TGGCTGTGATAGCAGTGGTGATGCTTTACTTTGCGGACCTTGTCCGAT GTGGAGAACTGAACCTTTCAGCCTCAGCCCGAGCCAAACTCCAGAAGAGCTTTTCTGCTGAGTCAGA GTGA